One Carya illinoinensis cultivar Pawnee chromosome 5, C.illinoinensisPawnee_v1, whole genome shotgun sequence genomic window, tagaggtattttgtattttcaaaaagttttttttgggggggggggaagggaagACCCCATGACCGGTCCGCCAGTGACTCgaattgtataaaatatttaaataaaaaaattatagtaaatCCGGTAAAAGAGTTGACGCTCGTTTCCCGAGAAACAACGGTAAGACTCCATGCAATGGATGGACGGGGAATTTCATGGTCAACATGGGGCCCAAAAGAATATCCTAGTCAACTCGCTGAGACGATTATTAGCAGCCACGGAGCCCTGCGGTCGTGGTTGAATTTGCAGCAAATTGAAATTACGCGCACGTCGCATACGGTAACCAAGCAGGTTGGTAATCGAGACCTTCCACAGCTTCGGAGTCCAAACTCAAGTTTAGAAGCTCAAAATGAGATTACAAGAGCTTACTGCTCATTTTCTGACACTTTTTTTTAGCAGGATATCGACAATGACATCCAAATTCCACAACGCACTTCATTTTCCCAGATGTCAAAGCAAATGTGATTTCACTTCAAACCAGCCTATAATAAATAAGATTCCAGATTTTCAATTCAGTTCTATGATGGCAATCAAATAATCAGTACCAAGGCGGAAAACATGAGGACAAATTCATTAAGACCATGGAGTCTGATATTAACATATTGCACAGCGATGGTAAACTTTGGTAGTTAAGAAAAAGGTTTTTGTTAGAATGCAAACAAAAGAATTACATGTTTTGGACTACTAAATGTGATGTGTGAAGGGACAGTCAAGAATCCCTAGGATGCGTTCATGTATTAGATTTAGTACATAAACATtgtcacccaaaaaaaaaaaaaaaaagatccttTGGTTCATCAGGACTGCATAAAGAATCTCtattaattcaaattcaaatatgTAAAGCACTCTGTAAAGGCTATCATCTACCAATATCACAGATACAAAAAACTTCTCAGCATTTTCCATTAAACTTTACCATGGTGACCAGACAGGATCTCATACTTAAAATACCAACAAAGGAAAAAACAGATGCACATTGTTGTAGAGAGCTGTTGCAGCAAGGTAAATGAGATTAAACTCAAGCAAAAAACATATATGAAGTACGAATTTCACCTCAGTAACTCAAGCAAGAAGCCAACGTAAACATGAGTTTGGTCACTAGCTCAAGGCTACACCAAGCTTCAAGAGAAGAGACCCCAAGACTTTTGTTTAGCATAACTGCTTCATACGATGCATTACCACACAAGATCTACTCCTCTCAAGCTACACTACTCACATCTTACCTCTTTCAAAGCAATAGAGATTAGGAAGAATGAGAACAAACagccaaaattttcaaaattgattgAGAAAAAAAGCTCTCTTCCATCTGACAACAGCCACCAATCTTTCCTTTAcccaaattatttattataagtgaagagaaaaacaaatcaTAAGTAAAGAACAAAATTAGCATTTAAAAGCTACTGGACATGTACCACAACTAACTGGGAAATCAACAATTTTATCAAGTTCCCAATTCACAACTAAGGGGGTGTGGTATACCACTAGTTAGTAGTCAGGAAACAGAGTccttgaaagttgaaacttcCGACCCAGGCCGCCACTCCCATTACTACCTCTGCAAAAGAGAAGGACCGGAGTTAAGCTCATCGATGTTAAATATACCCAATCCAAAAATGGCAATTGAAAACAAAATCCACCGCTCAGTAGAGCCCCCAGACGGCCAAAATTGGCTCAGAAGAGGCGAATGTCGCTTTCGCAGAcccaatgaaaaaataaaaattgaattgctCATAATTTCCCAGCAACCAAACAAGACCAGAACTGACGGAGAAGAGAGCAAATTACCTTGCCGTTCTCACCGGATTCAGGAACCTTGTAGGAATCAACTGTGATATCCATCAACCACAAGCCCGGAAAGACCAACTGCGCAGAAAATAAACATCAAAACTAGAATACCAAATGAAACTACCACGCGAAAAGGACAACGCGATATCATCAAGAAAGCAAGAAGAAGAAACGAAATTATTTGGAATTGTTGTACTTACATCCAATTGCTTCTGAACGTTCCTGGGCCGTTTCTTGGGCCTCCTCGGCGGCCTATGGCCCAGAAACTCCATGAAATCCTCCTCGATCTCCTTCCTCGTCAGCGGCACCGTTAACTTGGTTCTCTTCTTCTCCGAAGCTGCTCCTCCGCCTCCGCCTCTCAACCTTGGTGACCTCACGCCATTGTTCTCGCTCATCAACGGCGAGGAATTCAGCTTTTTCTCCTCAATCCTCAATCCCTTTCCTCCACCAATCGGAGCCTTACACGCGGCTCTCCTCGTTCTCAGATTCCACGGCCGAGCCGATTCGTCCACCGGAGGCGATTGGTTAGCCTCCTCTATCTCCTCGTCCTCTTCAATTTCCTCTACCTGTTCTTCCACCTCCTTCCTAAAAATCTCGACTTTCATCTTATCAACTGCCGTTTTCAGATCAAACAAGACCTCCTTCCTCACCGCCTCTATGCcctcctctcctcctcctccgctCTCGATTCCTGACTTCCaatccctcttcctcttcctctccaATTCCCGACGCCGAGTGACTGGAGAGCTCTCTAGTGTCGGAGCGATAGATCTCCGATCAACTCCGACGACACCTTCCGGACTCACTTTCATGCACCGCAGGTACCTCTGGTTCCCCCACTTCAAAGGCAGCGTAAAATTGTGCAGAGCCTTCGATCTCTCCGGTTCCATCGCCATAATCGTCTTCTCGGGTCGTCGTACTGTCTCTCGCTCTCCTTGAAGACCAGCAGAGACCATCTATCGGAACCACAAACCAAATAGACTCCAACAGTGCGCACTCGGATCAgagctttctctctctcttcccttcaCCCTCGTTTGCTTTCCAAGATTTCTTAGAAACTTTGATCAGTCGGTATTTTCTCGAAAAATTTTTGTTCTTCGGTATTGTTTCTCGTATCCCCCGTTCTTTGTCTCTCTCTGTGCGGAAAATCGCCGGGAAGCGCAAGTTTATATAGCAGTGAGGGAAGGCCGTTTTAACGTTCGGGTTAACATTCTGGTCCCTATTGTGGTCCATGCTAAAATACGCTATGGGTGTGTTTTATGCGCGCCGCTGGGCTAGCTTTTCCCGGGTTATACGTCGTTTTTGAGTGAAGGTGGGCGCGATTCCTGTCGTTGGATGTATGTTAACATTTTCATGATCTTCTCTTATAGCCGTTGATCTCTTAtaccttttagtttttttgggttatatcttaatatttgcaatttgaattttactaaaacattttttttaaactaaaacattaaaattaaaggaaataaattcCCACGTTTTGTTTCACAAATGCAAAATACTCTCATTATTATGTAGATGATTAATTTATACCGCTTGCTTACGACTTAGTTTGCAACTCCttatttgatgataaaattataaaacattgcattagACACAAATGTTTGAAAaggataattttatttattttttaattgtttgaagagtaatgctacatgtAATCGTAGAATATGTAAAcgtcgtgtaattattttaaaaaagaataaggtcttatgattaaaaaattaatataaatatcatattaatttattttttttaaaagattatacCGTAGTTATATAATCACAactataaatagtatttttttttttttatgaaatggataatttatattttattttatatgttttaggaATGGGATTGGAGTCGGATGGATCTTCATTTGTTTGCTATTGGTGTAAAGATAGTGTAGAAAGACACTAATGAAGTCTATTTTTTGGCCTTTTATGTGATTGCGTGGCCAAATATTACTAACCTGTTTCAATCAAATTctcattatttattatattagtttggGTTGAACTGGCCCTGCCCGGCCACGTCTATCCAACTTTCttccaataaaataatttccaaaGCTATAATCAgaggtttttcttttaagaaatgGTAGTGCATCGCTTCAATGTTATCGATTTTAATCGatcatcaatttaatttttattttttatttatttaatgaataaaaaagtgacttttaatatattagtatattaaaatattatttttaaaaaatatttaaatatattaaaataatataaaaagaaaaatgacataaaaataaagagtaatactacatatagtcGTGGAGTATGTAAATATCGcgcaatcgctttaaaaaatagtaggatccatgattaaaaaattaatttttattttttcatatagattctgtattaattcacttttttttttttaaaaaagattgcaTGGTACTTGCAtaaccacgactgtaaatatcatttttcaaaaataaaaactcacaaTTGTGTTAGGCGGCACGTCCAACTGTCAATGTTGGGCGGCAACCTAACactactcttttcttttccttttgttgtATCTAATAATCTCTTGACATTCTCATTCGAAGCATTCTGAAGGAAATTTGAATTATGAatgcattattaatttatgagtttttttattCAGTAATCTTACATCATATacctattaagaaaaaaataaaaaaataaaaataagtgtgtgATATAGGACTAATGAGTAAAatctttcttaatttattgcCCCTCACTTTAAAATGctttaagtaaaaatattaataaagaaaataaatcaggttttatatttttcaccaAAAGATAAGACCCAATGTGATCatggtaacatttttattaattagttttttaattaattaaacatattGAAGCTTTCATTTCAACCATTGGCTCAACCCCCCAGGATTCACGTTAACAAGGTCCCCAACCACAGGCATTTTTGTTGGGCTAAATTCTAGGAGATTGTGGGgttcaataattttttcttgttccaaCTTCACAAACATGAATGAAATGCCGGATGCCCTATAATATTGTAAACCTTCCCCTACCAATGACCTGAACCTTATATTTTCACGCTTGAAGAAGGGAGGAATAACATTGAactataaatgataatatgagaTGTCAATCCCAGATTTCTAAGACCAGTGAGATAAAAGATAGACACATAAATTGAAgctcatattatttatttaatatttacgaTTATccgataaatatatacaagcaGTTATAAatgatgtcatttttttttttaatttatgaatgtgaaatctattttatatgtCTATTTATTCTTGATTCTATATCTGAAAatgtgatttaaaaaaagaaaagaaaaaaaaactcaacaaaATCTAAATCCGGTAAAATGTAAGAGAAAAAATGCAAACAATCTGAAGAGCATTACAAGGAGAGTATTGATCATTTCTGGGAGGCAGCTCCAAACTACCCTTGTTGCAGCCTTCTACGTATACCTCCCGGTCTCCCCTATTAAAAACTACTCTTCCTCTGTTTCTGTTTTTATTTACCCGTATGGGTATTAATGATTGGATAATATTATTCATccaactattttataatatattttacaactaatcccttttttttattatttaattttcaaaattgccctcaactaaaaatataattgaaaaaagagtaataaaaaattctgtATTTGTATCAGTACTACTCTTGTTGATTAAATAGAGATGAATCACATTTTATATTCTCTGAGATGTTTGTAAGTAATTTGGGTAGTAGTGTTCCGAGAAGACTTtactgttatttattattttattatgattatttatttattttttactattttatattattatccactagtatttaatattttataattatttttttattaccatTTACAGAATATTTGAGattatctcattatccaaacacaaccTAAGACTGTGTTTGGGTTGAGGGAGGCACttttaattactatttaatatattattattatttatagattattTGAAATCACTTTACTGTCTAAAGAACCCTAAaacaatagtttttttttttttttttttttaagaatgtaatattttccttaaattGATATTTCGATAAGAAGCTAATGGACTCGGAAGTATTGGGttgcaataaaataaaaccatataCAAGGCCTTAAAATTTATACCTTTTTATgtgaaaaaaagtattaaatatcTTAAGATAtggatatattataattttatcttattgcaaAATATCgtgtaattaaaattatttatagaaGTAATAGATATTTATGACATAATATATTGCGATGGGTTGAAACTACTGCTAATCCGTACTTCAACTTCCTCATAATTattcacttaaataaaaaatacgtagGATTCTTTAAATTATTACCTACCTCTTTTACAGTGTAACATTTGAATTATTACTTCAGCATTTTGCAAAGCAAATTGAATTTTTAAACGATGTCGAAATTgctcaattaattaattctccAAACCGCTAGCagctatcaaaataaaaaagagaaataaaaattgcaGTCGTGAGTttataaatatcgtataattattttaaaaaaaattaaataaatataaaatttataaaaaaataataactttttaatattagactattttttttCGAAACGATTGTACGAAACTTGTACATTTTCTAATTAGACATAACATTACACATTTTACAAGTGTCTGTTTTATTTTAAAGCAGCGCTAAGCTGCTGCCCAACAATGACCGCTGAGCATGTCGCTTAGaacaaatatgtttttttatttttttgttttatcttcatatttttaataaattaaaaatacaccaatatatcaaaaattatttctttaataattaagtaaaaaataaaaaaattaatttaaagagcAGTCATTTAATATACTTAGAGCGATATGGTagatttatctttattttaagacATTTGTGTCCATATCAAGAGCACTACTCTTGCTCTTAGCATATTTATTAGTGATAAGTTGTTTGAAGTGACAAGCTAACCATAATATTTCCCTCggaaaatgaaagaagatttgttataacaaaaatatatatgcaattttAGATTTCGTATAGAGTGAATGAGATTTATACATCttaaattgtatataatattattcttttggcaagcaaattttgaaaatatggaACTAATGACCTATCATTTTTTGACCATTTTACATGGAGTACGAAATTATAAGAGGGTTTGCAATTAGATCATCTTCCTTCGTTCCCCCAATATCTTCCCCATGGCGAGTGAAAACCATGTTTACTACAAAAGAGAAATTCCTAGTAGAAAAggtaaaatcattaaaaaaaaaaaaggacaaagtTAAGCTTCTCATTTGATTGTAAAGGATGTCACCCGAGGTGTCggcacatgtttttttttttaatttttatttttaactctttgtcattgtttttcaaagaaattgtataaaatttgtatatttaaagACTATATATTTAATGTGAATAATTCCAGATACAATATTATAATATGTAAatcttagaaaaataataaaatttaatattaaaagtttcttttatgtcgatccacttttttaaaataagagtattagACTTACACTCTAATTAAAAGTTTATCAATATTTCCCATTTAACATCAATCGAACAACAATAATCCTactgttttattttaaagaagaaaaattttatttatcatcttcacGGCACACtgtagttataattttttaatttttttcttttattaaatatatgatgTATAGATAATGAGTggaagaattaattaattaattttaaaaaaataaaaataaatataatgtataagaATGAAGAGGAGCAAAATTCATAGAGAAAGGTTCgaagttcaaacttcaaaactaaGGGAGCTCCACCCGGGGTCCTAACGGCTAGCTAGGAGCATATACTACTTTATATCATTAATATAAGTCCAAAATGCAACCGACCTCCCCATCTTTTTACAGCTCGGCTCCCCACCAAAACATCAGATCCGCCTAAATCATTCACCTTTTTGCTATCCTTAAAAAAGCTTCGATCCCTTCCCATGGCTGAAAGCAAGCGCCATACAACCTTTCTGCAACCAGAAAGAGTGTTTCCCCGAACCCCATCTCTCTCCCTTACTTCACCGAGTTTCCACCACGTAAAATGCCCAGAAAAAGACCAGTTCTACCCATTCTCCGAAAGGTCTCAAATCTTCTCAAGTTCTCCGTTTTCATTGCCAAAATGAGAAAACCAGCTATCCCAAAACTCGTCTTTCTTATAAGGAAAGCAAGAAGGGTCAAGAAGTTAAAGCTTTTCAAACATTACAACTATGGGTTTCTGGAGGAGTACCAATTCTCTCCTTCAAGCACTCCCCTCATTCATTACCGCAGAAAGTACCACTTCAAGAACAGAAGGCCTCGAGATATCTATTCGATGTTCTTTCTATGTAGATGTTTGGGTAGTTTGAGAGCTCATGAGGAGGAGGATGCAGACTGCACATTAGAATCTCTGCCTGCTTTTCCTGTCATAAAAGATCATGACATTGCAGTAGGGCAGTTAATCCTGGAGCCGTTGGGTTCGTGTGATGAAGAAGATACCGTCGATCTGAGGGCTGAGAGGTTTATTCGAAGGTTCTACGAAGAGATGAGAATGCAGAGGCAAGAATCAATTTAGCAAACCCAACGAAGTGCTGGACATGATGGATTTTACCCAAAAGGGAAAACAAGGTGAtggaaaaaccaaaaaaggaaTTATTGAGTTTGTTGTAATTTCtttttgcttaattttttttttaaattttttattgttgtctaTATTCTCCACGTGAGTTTTGGAGATTGTGGAGGTGAGATTTGGTTTGGGTTTTGAATAAATTGAtctttatattctaattaattttaaacattttataagTGATGCTACATACAGATATATAATGTGTAAGCATCGtacaatcgttttaaaaaagagtgagattcaatattaatattttttttatatgagttctgtatttatctatttttttaaaataattgtgcaatttttacatatttataactGCAACTCTTATTTCTCTTTACAATATGTAGTTTTTACTTAAAAATCGTTTGAGTTATTCTGCATTGCTATTTCGTTACAAGAACTCATGCCACTTAATTAGTATAAATAAGATGTGCATGTCATTTTAAACATTTGAGTATGTTTGCTTATAAGCTGGTGTGGAAAATACACCATTTATATCATTGACTTAacatatttaatttgtaagaaattTGAATTATAAACTTCTCTTATAAATCAAGTTTTGTCATCTCAATAGCATAAAAGATAGGTCTTACATGGGCTTACGAATAgaacttttttaaatactttaatcgcaaaagctgcTTTAATGTGCGTGTAACCCTTATTTAACCCATGGCTACGCCAAGTCTGATCAGCAAGTCGGCATCTAATTGCTTATTGCCGTTGGGAGGATGGAAACATCAAACAAGTAAATTACAGTAGgagagtttgaaaaagttaaagagTACTCAAACCTAATATCTTGTACACGTGTTATAGTTTG contains:
- the LOC122309128 gene encoding uncharacterized protein LOC122309128, giving the protein MVSAGLQGERETVRRPEKTIMAMEPERSKALHNFTLPLKWGNQRYLRCMKVSPEGVVGVDRRSIAPTLESSPVTRRRELERKRKRDWKSGIESGGGGEEGIEAVRKEVLFDLKTAVDKMKVEIFRKEVEEQVEEIEEDEEIEEANQSPPVDESARPWNLRTRRAACKAPIGGGKGLRIEEKKLNSSPLMSENNGVRSPRLRGGGGGAASEKKRTKLTVPLTRKEIEEDFMEFLGHRPPRRPKKRPRNVQKQLDLVFPGLWLMDITVDSYKVPESGENGKR
- the LOC122311288 gene encoding uncharacterized protein LOC122311288, with translation MPRKRPVLPILRKVSNLLKFSVFIAKMRKPAIPKLVFLIRKARRVKKLKLFKHYNYGFLEEYQFSPSSTPLIHYRRKYHFKNRRPRDIYSMFFLCRCLGSLRAHEEEDADCTLESLPAFPVIKDHDIAVGQLILEPLGSCDEEDTVDLRAERFIRRFYEEMRMQRQESI